Proteins encoded together in one Amblyomma americanum isolate KBUSLIRL-KWMA chromosome 1, ASM5285725v1, whole genome shotgun sequence window:
- the LOC144097550 gene encoding uncharacterized protein LOC144097550, which yields MADGELGAHCSDSSRSLPCFSVDETVLNILWDEEIQMEDLLEFSFDRIDKLAAGRGKTVTVDEKERLWDYIERMRGEKDEWITKESLPWDEINERYALRSKSLSRMSIPNLFLPEEPAPGKETKKQALCELQAGESLTQSEVWDVGSPRGHDIPAMKKASAKKEHGWKRALKNVLKDDAKKEAGILRLGGLDEFATGITMTSSPLPVPRALTADGPPPPPAATFDEERPAGLIRQSLSSFGMHSGKKDAAGPTKADNV from the exons ATGGCCGACGGCGAGCTTGGAGCTCATTGTTCGGACTCGTCCCGCTCCCTGCCGTGTTTCAGCGTCGACGAAACGGTGCTCAACATCCTCTGGG ATGAAGAAATCCAAATGGAAGATCTCCTTGAGTTCTCTTTCGACCGCATCGACAAACTGGCCGCTGGCCGCGGCAAGACGGTGACAGTGGACGAAAAAGAGCGCCTGTGGGACTACATAGAGCGTATGCGG GGTGAAAAAGATGAATGGATAACGAAAGAATCACTGCCCTGGGACGAGATCAACGAGCGGTATGCTCTGCGATCTAAATCCCTTTCGCGGATGTCGATTCCGAATCTGTTTCTGCCCgaggagccagcaccaggaaaaGAGACCAAAAAGCAG GCCCTGTGCGAGCTTCAGGCAGGGGAATCCCTGACTCAGTCAGAAGTGTGGGACGTCGGGTCGCCTCGCGGCCACGATATTCCGGCCATGAAAAAAGCCTCGGCCAAGAAAGAGCATGGCTGGAAACGAGCTTTGAAAAATGTGCTTAAGGACGATGCCAAAAaagaagctggaatactccgtcTGGGAGGTTTAGATGAGTTTGCCACAGGCATCACCATGACGTCCAGCCCCCTCCCG GTTCCACGCGCCTTGACCGCTGATGGACCTCCGCCACCGCCGGCGGCTACTTTTGACGAGGAGCGCCCTGCGGGCCTCATACGCCAGTCGCTGAGCTCTTTTGGCATGCACAGCGGGAAAAAAGACGCTGCCGGGCCCACCAAGGCTGACAACGTGTAA